The window TCAGGGCCATGACCTCGCCCTCGTACACCTCGAGCGAGGCGCCGATCAGGGCAGGCACGTTACCGAACGTCTTGTCGATGCCGCGCATCGACAAAAGGGGGTCTGTTCTAGCCATGGGCGCTTCTGTCATGTGCGTGGCGACAGCCGGGCCTCCGGGGAAGCCGGCTGTCGCGAGGAACAATCGAGGCCGAACGACAGGCAGGTGCCCCGGAGGACACCCGCCGGCCAGGCTCAGTACGCCTCGGGGAGGTAGGACTCGATGTTTTCCTTGGTGAGCACGCGGTCCTTGTTGACGACATGCGGCGGGATATGCTCGCCCTTGCCGTACTTCTCGATCGCCTCGAACGCGGCCGGACCGAAGTTCGGATTGCATTCGACGACGACGAGGATCTTGCCGTCCATGACGGCCTGCGCCGCATCCTTGGTGCCGTCGATCGAGGCGATGATCAGGTCCTTGCCCGGCACCTTGCCCGCCGCTTCCATGGCCGCGATCGCGCCCATCGTCATCTCGTCGTTGTGCGAGTAGAGCGCGGTGGCCTCCGGATGCGCCTGGTAGAGCGTCTCGAACACCTGGCGGCCCTTGTCGCGCACGAAGTCGCCGGACTGGGATGCGACGACCTGCATTCCCGGATAGTCCTTGATGTAATCGGCGAAGCCCTTGGCACGGTCGTTGGCGGGCGAGGAGCCCACGGTACCGACGAGTTCGATGATCTTGGCCTGGCCGTTCATCGCCTTGGTCAGCACCTCGGCGGCCTGGCGGCCCTCCTGGACGAAGTCGGAACCGATGAAGGCGACATAGTCCTTGCCGGCCTGCGCGAGGCTGGGATCGACGCCGCGGTCGATCAGGAACAGCGGGATCCCGGCCTTCTTCGCTTCCATCACCGCCGGAATCAGCGGACGCTCCTCACGCGGGGCGAGCAGGATGACGTCGACCTTCTGGGCGATCATGGAACGGACGTCGGCCACCTGCTTGGCGGCAGAACCGGCGGCGTCGGTGTAGACGAGCTGCCAGCCGCGCTTCTTGGCCTCGTCCTGCATGCTCTTGGTCTGCTGCAGACGCCAGGGGTTGTTGCTCTCGGTCTGGGCGAAGCCGACCTTGTAGGTGGCCTTCTCCTTCAGCTTCGGCAGGTCCGCGAACGCAGGCCGCAGACCGAACGCACTCACAACCGCGCCACCCGCGGCAATCTGCAACAAAGAACGGCGATTGATCATTTTTTTCCTCCCTCGAGCCATCTGCGGGGCCCGATATCCGCGTCCGTCAGCTCGGGACCATTCTCGCGAAAAGTCCCTCCCCTGAAGCGTTTTTCTTAAGTTCTTCCGGCTTCTCGCCGGTCTTCCGACCGAATATCGCGATTGTTGTTGTTGCGTTTTCGCGATGCTCGCATTCCTGACGCCACCTCTCCCGTCCTCGCGAGGAAGAGAAAAAGCAGCCACATTCCTACGAATTATTCAGCATCTGTCAAAGTCCGACGCGTCACCTCCAAAGGAACGGAGATTCCGGTCGCTTTCAACGAGTCCTGATCTGATCCCCCCCGACGCGCCCCATTGAACTGGGATTCTTTTCTGCGAAATCAGGCCACAACCACCTTATACGATCCCACGGCTTTGGATAGCTCCCGGCAGCACCGCACGACCTCGAATTGATCGGGTCCTGCGCGTCGATCCCGCGAACCTGCGGCACGAAGCCGCCCGCGTCCGGCAACCCCCGCCGGGACGTCAGGCAGAGCTCGCTCCTCACCTCGGCCGCAGCCACTGTCACCTCTCCCCGGACGGTCCGCAACGTGCTTTCGCCTCAAGGACCTCACCGCTTTTGGCATCCGGCGCCGGTCAGGCGGCCTCGCTCTCGGCAGTCTCGTTCTTCACCCACTTCAGCAGGTGCTCGGCGACCGCGACAAGCGTTCCGTTCTGGTTGTGAACGTCGACCCGCGCCCGCGTGCGGCGGCGCTCGGTATCGACCTCCTTGATGGCGTAGGTGACGTTGATCGTGTCGCCGAAGAAGACCGGATTGAGGAAGCGCACGCGGTCATAGCCCAGCGAAACCGGCGTGGAATCGATGCCCTGCGAAAGGCTGCGGTCCACCATCAGCGTCGAGGCGGTCGACATGAACCCGACCACCAGGGCGCCATGGGCGATGCGGTGACCGTAGATGGAGTTCTTCATGAACTCCTCGTTCACGTGGTTGCCCGAGAAGTCGCCGGTGATCCCCGCGTAGAGATAGACGTCGGCCTCCGCCACGGTCTTGGAAAAGCGGACCGTATCGCCGATCTCCGCATGCATCGATTTCATTCTTCCCACCTTTTCCGTCTTTTCCGCAGGCTCCCCGGCGCCTTCGTCCGCGGGAGCCGCCTGCCCGTTTCTCGCGCCGCGCCGGCCGGAGGATGTCCAGACCGCGAACCGCCCTGCGCGCAATTCGCTTGCGCTGTCACGCTCCTCGATCAGTCTGTCGATCCGGATACGGACCATCGGCGGCGATTCCCGCAGCAACGCCGCCTTGATCGCTCATATCCCTGAAAGCGATTTCAGAACCGTATCGCATATCCGCCACCTTGGCAATGGTGGCTTCCAGGGCGATGCGCGACGGTGGAGGTTGGCCTACCCTGACGGCAGGCGAGAGACAGAGGCTTGTATTAACACCTAAATTTGCGCAGGAACCTCATGAGCTCGTGGTTTTGGCCGCGTCCGTTGTACGAAGCGGGGAAAGCGGTTAGGATTCACATATGAAAGCGTTTTCATATTTCGGGAGGGGTGTTCGACTGTATTAGGGGGAAGCAGGCGGCGGGGGCTGTTCCGGTGCGAAAGACCAGCGCGCCGGCGGCAGTACCGGACAAACAGCGGCCGGCCTACGTGCCGCACGGCATGTAGGGGCGACCCGACTCCGGGCTTCGATCGAGACGACCGGTCCGCGCCGCTCAAGACGCCGTCAACGACAAGACAGACACCAAGACGCAGAACAAGAAACGGATAGGGACCATGACGATCGTTCGGGAAGACTTCGGCGTCCACAAGGGGCAGAAGGTAGACATCTATTCGATCGAGAACAGCAACGGCCTGAAGGCACGCGTCATCACCTACGGCGCGCGCCTCGTCGAGATGCACACGCCGGGGCGGGACGGCACGTTCGCCGATGTCGTGCTCGGCTTCGACACGCTGGAAGCCTACGAGGCAACCGATACGTTCTTCGGTGCGACCTGCGGCCATTACGGCAACCGCATCAAGGACGGGACGTTCGAACTCGACGGCGCGACGGTCCGCCTCTCGCGCAACGAGGGCGAGAATCACCTGCATGGTGGCGTCGCCGGCTTCGACAAGGTGGTGTGGGCCGCCTACGCGGACGAGCGCGAAAATTCCGTGACTTTCACCCACGTGGTCGCGGACGGATGCGAGGGCTATCCCGGCAACCTCGTGGTCAAGGCGAAATACACCCTTCTCGACGACGACCGCCTGCTGATCGAGATGTCGGGCTTCACCGATCGGCCGACGATCCTGAACATGGTCCACCACTCCTACTGGAACGTGGCCGGCCACGCGAACGGTCCCGTTACGGCGCAGGTGCTGACGGTCGACGCCGACTTCTATACTCCGGTCGACGAGGACCTCCTCGCCACGGGCGAAGTCCGAAGCGTGGCCGGCACGCCGTTCGACTTCCGCTCGGAGAAGGCGATCGGCGCGGACATCGACAATATTCCGAGCGTGGGCGTCGGCCACCTCGTCGGCGGCGGCTACGACCACAACTGGGTGCTGCGCGATTTCGGGCCGGGACTGCGGTCGGTCGCTACGCTGCGCGATCCGGCATCCGGGCGCGGCTTCACGCTGCGTTCGACCGAGCCGGGCGTGCAGATCTATACCGGCGGCTATCTCACCGAGCGCATGATCGGCAAAGGCGACAGGCCCTACCAGACCTATTCCGGCCTGACGTTCGAAACGCAGAAATTTCCGGGGTCGCCGAACTTCGCCCATTTCCCGTCTTCCAGATTGAACCCCGGCGAGGTCTATAGCCACCTGATGGAGTTCCAGTTCTTCGCTAACCGTTAACCGCTTCACCGGCAGGCCGGCCCTGGCCGGCCTGCCGGGTATTCTCTCCCTGCGCTCGCTGTCGGGTGCTTCGGACACCATCGCGCTCGTGCCTGCATCGCCCGGTCAGCTCAGCGCCGCGGCCACTCGGGTGCGGCTCTCGGTCAGGATGAAGTCCGCGCAGCGGTCGCCCAGCATCATGGCCGGGGCGTTGGTGTTGCCGGCGTTGATATCGGGCACCGAAGACATGTCGCATACCCGAAGATTGTCGACGCCGCGCACGCGCATACGGGCGTCCAGCACGGCCATCGGATCGCTGTCGGCTCCCATCTTGCAGGTGCCGGCCGGATGGTAGTTGGTCTTCACGAAGCGCTTGCAGTGCGTGCGGATCGCCTCGTCGTCCGGGTTTGGGTCCGCTGGCAGGGCGATGCGGTCGATCCGGCTGGCGAGCGGCTCGGTCTGGAACGCCCGCAGGAAGAAGCGCTGGCCGGCCATCATCTGCCGCATGTCGTCCTCGTCCTTGAGCAGGTTCGGTGACACCAGCGGCATCGCCGCAGGATCGGCCGACCTCAGCTTGACGTAGCCGCGCGACTTCGGCTTCACCACCACCGTGGTGATGGTGAGCCCGTAGGTGTCCTTCATCGACGCGCGCGTGTCGCGGTCGAGATAGACGATCGGCACGCAGAACGCCTGAATGCTCGGCGGCGCGTCGGGATCGAGCGGATTGACGAACGCGCCCGCCTCGACGCCCGCCGTAGTGATCGGGCCTGAGCCGAACAGCTTGAACTGGAGGCCGTTCCTGATCATCCGCCAGCCCTCGCCCTGCCTGAAATAGCCGTAGGGCCCCTTGGTGGTGCCGGTGATCGGTACTTCCGGATGATCGACGAGATTGCTACCGACGCCAGGCAGGTCGACGAGGCAGTCGATGCCGTGCTCGGCCAGATGCCCCGCCGGACCGATGCCGGAGAGCATGAGAAGCTTGGGACTGACCAGCGCCCCCGCGCTGACGATGATCTCGCCGCGCGCATGGGCGATCCGCTCCACGCCGTCCTTGCGATAGGCGACACCCACGGCCGCGCCGTTCTCGATCAGGATGCGCTGGACCTGCGCATTGAGCCGCACCGTGAGGCGCGGATCGTCCTTCAGCGGTTCGATGAAGGCATAGGCAGCGCTGCTGCGCTTTCCGTGGCGGTTCATGAACTGGTAAAAGCCCACCCCGCGCTGGGTGGCGCCGTTGAAGTCCGGATTGAACGGCTCGTTGAGGGCCTGCACGGCCTGCACGAACCAGCGCGACAGGGCATCGACGTGACCGGGATCGGACACGAGAAGCGGCCCCTCCGTGCCGTGCGCGTCGTTGTTGAAGCGGTTGTTGCCCTCCATGCCCCTGAAGTGCCGGAGCACGGCGCCCCAGCTCCAGTCGGCGCCGTCGTTGTTTCCGCGCAGGATGTCGTTCCAGGCATCGTAATCGGAAGCGCGGCCGCGGATATAGACCTGGGCATTCACCGACGAGCCGCCGCCCAGCACGTTCCCCTGGGGAATGTCGTGGGCACGACCGTCCAGATGCGGCTGGGGAACGGTCGTATGATAGGTCATGTACTTGCTGCCGTTGATCATCTTGAAGATGCCGGGCGGCATGTCGAGCAGCGGGTGATGGTGCGAATGGCCCCCTTCCAGCAGCAGGACGCGATGATTGCCCTTCGTCACGAGTTGCGCGGCGGCGACGCAGCCTGACGATCCGCCGCCGACGACGATGTAGTCGAACTCCTCCCGGGCCATTCGGGTCCTCCCAGATTGTCTTTTCTTGTGTGTTGGGGTGCGCTCCCGGCCGGACGACGGACGCCCGCATCGGGAAGGCCCCGCTACCGAAGGCGCCGACGTGATCAGCCGGTCCCGTCGGGCCGGAAATGCGGCGTCAGAACGTGCCCCGCACCGTCTCCCATGCCTTGTTCAGGTGCGACAGCAGCGCCTTTTCCGCTGCGTCCGGATCGCGATTGATCACCGCGTCGAAGATCGTCCTGTGATCCTCGTGGTAGACGAGATTCTGCGCGGCAGAGCGCGTCATGGTTTGCCAGTGCTCGAACAGCCAGTCGACGAAGGCGCGGTGCACGGCCGGAAACACCGGGTTGCCGGGAATGCGATAGAACACCGCGTGGAACGCGACGTCGGTATTGTCGAACGCCACCGGATCGTTCACCGCGAGCCGGTTCTGTTCGAGCGCCTCGCGCAGCGCCGCGATGTCGTCCTTGCGGGCATGGAGCGCGGCATGGCGCACCAGCGATGCCTCAAGGAAGATGCGCACGTCGTAGAGCGTCTTCACCCCGTTCTCCTGCCGCAGGAGATGGGTGACGACGCCGCCGACCGCCGAGAAGGCGGCATCGTATCCGGGCCGGCGCACGATGGGACGATGGCGCGGCTTGCTGTCGAGCAGGCCGCGCGTCGTCAGCGTCGCGATGGCCTCGCGCACGACGGTCCGGCTCATGCCGAAGCGCCCCATCAGGTCGCGCTCCGGCGGCAGCGGAGCGCCGTTCTCAAGCGCGCCGTCGGCGATGTCCCGCTCGATCTCGGCCACGACGGCATCCGCGGCCCGGCGGTCGCCCGCGCGGGCAGCCTGTCCATCCGGCACTCTCTCGCGCGACATCGATGACCATCCAGAGACGTGAACTGCCGCAGCGGGGCGGCCTGCAGCGCGTCGCAGTGACAGCGACGCACCAATATGGACCGACCAAACTCTGCGTCAACTACGCATGATCGGGACGCCCATGTCAAATATCCGGCATTGTGCGGCGCAAAATTGACTCTCCTTCCGGATTGTGGTCCTTCTTCCTTGATATTTGGTCGTACCAAATGCAGTTAGGGCTCGTCTCGGCTGCGGCCAGGTGCGGCCGGCCGGAGCGCCCGGCGAGAGGCCGATGCTCGAGGGATGCCACGACGCGCGCGCGGCAGGCGGAACAATCAACAAAATCCACGGTGAGGGATCATGGAAAGCCGACAGATCATCCGCGACGTCGAGGCGCGCGTGTTCCGCATACCGCTCGAGGAGCCGATGCAGGATGCGCGGCACGGCCTGCAGACCTATTTCGAACTGGTGACGGCGGAAATCACCTGCGAGGGCGGGCAGTCGGGCATCGGCTATTCCTACACGATCGGAACCGGCGGCCATGCCACCAGAGCGATGATCGACCATGATCTGGCGCCGATGCTGGTCGGCCGCGACGCCGACGAGATCGATACGCTCTATGACGAGATGCAGTCGCGCCTGCACTATGTCGGCCGCGGCGGTATCGCCTCGTTCGCGATCTCGGCCATCGACATCGCGCTGTGGGATCTTCGCGGCCGGGTACGCGGCCTTCCGCTGTGGAAGATGGCGGGCGGCGCTGGCAAGACGCCCCTCACCTATCGCGGCGGTGTCGACCTGAACTATCCGCTGGAGAAGCTGGTCGACAGCGTCGGCGGCTATCTCGACCAGGGCTTCACGGCCATCAAGATCAAGGTCGGCAAGCCCGATCTCGCCGAGGACGTGGCGCGTCTGCGCGCCGTGCGCGAGCGTATCGGTCCGTCGAACAAGCTGATGGTCGACGGCAATTTCGGCTACGATCTTGAGCGCGCCACCGCCGCCGCGCGGGCCTTCGAGCCGTTCGATCTGGTCTGGTTCGAGGAGCCGATGGAGCCCGACGATTTCGCCGGCTACGGTCTTCTGGCCAAGGCGACCACCGTGCCGCTGGCCATGGGTGAAAACCTGCATACCGAACAGGAATTCAGGCACGCCTTCGCCTACTCCTCGCTGTCTTTTATCCAGCCCGATGCCTCCAATTGCGGCGGCGTGACCGGCTTCCTGCGGGTGGCGAAGCTGGCCGAGGCGAAGAACATCCCGGTGTGCAGTCACGGCATGCAGGAGCTGCACGTCAGCCTCGTGCCGGCGGTGCCGAATGCCGGCTGGCTGGAAGTCCACGCGTTCCAGATCGACCGCTACACCCACCGTCCTCTCGTCGTCGAGAACGGCCGGGCGGTGGCACCGGACGAGCCCGGCTGCGGGGTGAACTTCGACTGGGACCGCCTCGAAGCCGCAGACGCTGCCCTGCGGAAGGCGCTGTAGACCGAGATGCGGTAGCCGCCGCAAAGCCGCCTCGCCGCATATCCCCATTAGGGTAGGCGAGTTCTTTAAATCCCATCAAAATGACACGGCGCGCGCGGATAGCGTTCATCTGCGCGCCGTTCGATCCGGACGACAGCAGGCTTGCCGTGCGGATGAGTTCATCCGAACGGCGGCCCTCCGGGTCTCACGCACTCTCGGCCAGTTCCGCGGTGTGGTGCCCGAGGATCAGGTCGGAACCCTTCTCACCGATCATGATCGTGGCGGCATTGGTGTTTCCGCTCACCACCGTCGGCATGATCGAGGCATCCACCACCCGCAGGCCGTCGAGGCCGTGAACGCGGAGCTGGTCGTCGACTACGGCATCCGCGTCGCGGCCCATCTTGCACGTGCCCGAGAGGTGATAGTTCGAGAAGGCGTTGTTGCGCAGGTGCTCCTCGATCTGCCGGTCGGTCTTCACATCCGGGCCGGGGCCGTACTCGCCGCCCCGGAAGGGATCGAAGGCCGGCTGGGCGAAGATATCCCGGGCGATCTTCACCGCCTCGCGCATGGTGACGAGGTCGATTTCCCGCTCGAAATAGTTGAAGTCGATGCCGGGCGCGACGCCCGGGTCGTTCGACGTGATCATGATCGAGCCGCGGCTCTCCGGCCTCTGCAGGGTGTAGTACAGCATGAAGCCGTGCTCCTGGAGGATGCGCCGGCCGCTGTCCTCGTACATCAGGAACATCAGGAAATACTGGATGTCCGGCGCGGCGAGGCCGGGACGCGTGCGGACGAACGCCATCGCCTCCATGCCGTTGCCGGCGGCGGGGCCGGATTTCGTCAAGGCGTACTGGGCGAGCGAGACGGCCGCGTTCAGCGTCTTCGTCATCGGATAGTAGGAGATCGGCTGGGTGCAGCGTTGCTTCACCGAGAAGGCCGGGTGGTCCTGCAGGTTCCGGCCGACGCCCCTCAAGTCGTGGATCGGGGTCACGCCGACGGCGCGCAGCGCATCCGGGTTTCCGATGCCGGAGAGTTGCAACAGTTGCGGCGAGTTCACCGCGCCGCCGGCGAGGATGACCTCACGATCGGCGAGGATCGTGTGCTTCTCCCGGCCGGTCACGTATTCGACGCCGACCGCCCGGCCCTTCTCGACGAGGACGCGCGAGACGAGCGCACGCGTGATCACCGACAGGTTCGGCCGCGCGAGCGCGGGCCGCAGGTAGGCGACGGCCGAGCTGTAGCGCCGGTTGTCGGCCAGGGTGCAGTCCATCGGGCCGACGCCCTCCTGGTCGGCTCCGCTGTTGAAGTCGTCATTGTAGGGCAGGCCGTGTTGCTTGCTCGCCTCGACGAAGGCTTTCGCCAGAGGATGCACGATGGCGTTGCGGGTCGTCTTCAGCGGACCGTCTCGGCCGCGTGCGGGATTTGCGGGCCCGCTGAACTGCTCGGACCTGCGGAAATAGGGCAGACAGTCCGAATAGGACCATCCTCGATTGCCGAGTTGGGCCCAATGGTCGAAATCCGAGGCGTCGCCGCGGACATAGACCATGCCGTTGAGCGAGCTCGACCCGCCGAGCACCTTGCCGCGCGGAACGTGAAGCCGCCGCCCGCCGAGGCCCGGCTGCGGCAGGCTGTTGTATCCCCAGTCGATCTGGCCGGTCCGCATGAGCTGGAAATAGCCGGCCGGCATGTGAATGAAGATGCTTCGGTCCGGGCCGCCCGCTTCCAGCAGCGTCACACGGTTGGAAGGATCGGCCGACAGACGGTTCGCGAGCACGCACCCGGCGGAACCCGCACCGACGATGATGTAGTCCGTGGAGCTGACATTACCCACGATTTCCTCCAGACATTTCCG of the Pseudoxanthobacter soli DSM 19599 genome contains:
- a CDS encoding ABC transporter substrate-binding protein, yielding MINRRSLLQIAAGGAVVSAFGLRPAFADLPKLKEKATYKVGFAQTESNNPWRLQQTKSMQDEAKKRGWQLVYTDAAGSAAKQVADVRSMIAQKVDVILLAPREERPLIPAVMEAKKAGIPLFLIDRGVDPSLAQAGKDYVAFIGSDFVQEGRQAAEVLTKAMNGQAKIIELVGTVGSSPANDRAKGFADYIKDYPGMQVVASQSGDFVRDKGRQVFETLYQAHPEATALYSHNDEMTMGAIAAMEAAGKVPGKDLIIASIDGTKDAAQAVMDGKILVVVECNPNFGPAAFEAIEKYGKGEHIPPHVVNKDRVLTKENIESYLPEAY
- a CDS encoding MaoC family dehydratase, with the translated sequence MKSMHAEIGDTVRFSKTVAEADVYLYAGITGDFSGNHVNEEFMKNSIYGHRIAHGALVVGFMSTASTLMVDRSLSQGIDSTPVSLGYDRVRFLNPVFFGDTINVTYAIKEVDTERRRTRARVDVHNQNGTLVAVAEHLLKWVKNETAESEAA
- a CDS encoding aldose epimerase family protein; this encodes MTIVREDFGVHKGQKVDIYSIENSNGLKARVITYGARLVEMHTPGRDGTFADVVLGFDTLEAYEATDTFFGATCGHYGNRIKDGTFELDGATVRLSRNEGENHLHGGVAGFDKVVWAAYADERENSVTFTHVVADGCEGYPGNLVVKAKYTLLDDDRLLIEMSGFTDRPTILNMVHHSYWNVAGHANGPVTAQVLTVDADFYTPVDEDLLATGEVRSVAGTPFDFRSEKAIGADIDNIPSVGVGHLVGGGYDHNWVLRDFGPGLRSVATLRDPASGRGFTLRSTEPGVQIYTGGYLTERMIGKGDRPYQTYSGLTFETQKFPGSPNFAHFPSSRLNPGEVYSHLMEFQFFANR
- a CDS encoding GMC family oxidoreductase → MAREEFDYIVVGGGSSGCVAAAQLVTKGNHRVLLLEGGHSHHHPLLDMPPGIFKMINGSKYMTYHTTVPQPHLDGRAHDIPQGNVLGGGSSVNAQVYIRGRASDYDAWNDILRGNNDGADWSWGAVLRHFRGMEGNNRFNNDAHGTEGPLLVSDPGHVDALSRWFVQAVQALNEPFNPDFNGATQRGVGFYQFMNRHGKRSSAAYAFIEPLKDDPRLTVRLNAQVQRILIENGAAVGVAYRKDGVERIAHARGEIIVSAGALVSPKLLMLSGIGPAGHLAEHGIDCLVDLPGVGSNLVDHPEVPITGTTKGPYGYFRQGEGWRMIRNGLQFKLFGSGPITTAGVEAGAFVNPLDPDAPPSIQAFCVPIVYLDRDTRASMKDTYGLTITTVVVKPKSRGYVKLRSADPAAMPLVSPNLLKDEDDMRQMMAGQRFFLRAFQTEPLASRIDRIALPADPNPDDEAIRTHCKRFVKTNYHPAGTCKMGADSDPMAVLDARMRVRGVDNLRVCDMSSVPDINAGNTNAPAMMLGDRCADFILTESRTRVAAALS
- a CDS encoding FCD domain-containing protein, whose protein sequence is MSRERVPDGQAARAGDRRAADAVVAEIERDIADGALENGAPLPPERDLMGRFGMSRTVVREAIATLTTRGLLDSKPRHRPIVRRPGYDAAFSAVGGVVTHLLRQENGVKTLYDVRIFLEASLVRHAALHARKDDIAALREALEQNRLAVNDPVAFDNTDVAFHAVFYRIPGNPVFPAVHRAFVDWLFEHWQTMTRSAAQNLVYHEDHRTIFDAVINRDPDAAEKALLSHLNKAWETVRGTF
- a CDS encoding mandelate racemase/muconate lactonizing enzyme family protein; protein product: MESRQIIRDVEARVFRIPLEEPMQDARHGLQTYFELVTAEITCEGGQSGIGYSYTIGTGGHATRAMIDHDLAPMLVGRDADEIDTLYDEMQSRLHYVGRGGIASFAISAIDIALWDLRGRVRGLPLWKMAGGAGKTPLTYRGGVDLNYPLEKLVDSVGGYLDQGFTAIKIKVGKPDLAEDVARLRAVRERIGPSNKLMVDGNFGYDLERATAAARAFEPFDLVWFEEPMEPDDFAGYGLLAKATTVPLAMGENLHTEQEFRHAFAYSSLSFIQPDASNCGGVTGFLRVAKLAEAKNIPVCSHGMQELHVSLVPAVPNAGWLEVHAFQIDRYTHRPLVVENGRAVAPDEPGCGVNFDWDRLEAADAALRKAL
- a CDS encoding GMC family oxidoreductase, with product MGNVSSTDYIIVGAGSAGCVLANRLSADPSNRVTLLEAGGPDRSIFIHMPAGYFQLMRTGQIDWGYNSLPQPGLGGRRLHVPRGKVLGGSSSLNGMVYVRGDASDFDHWAQLGNRGWSYSDCLPYFRRSEQFSGPANPARGRDGPLKTTRNAIVHPLAKAFVEASKQHGLPYNDDFNSGADQEGVGPMDCTLADNRRYSSAVAYLRPALARPNLSVITRALVSRVLVEKGRAVGVEYVTGREKHTILADREVILAGGAVNSPQLLQLSGIGNPDALRAVGVTPIHDLRGVGRNLQDHPAFSVKQRCTQPISYYPMTKTLNAAVSLAQYALTKSGPAAGNGMEAMAFVRTRPGLAAPDIQYFLMFLMYEDSGRRILQEHGFMLYYTLQRPESRGSIMITSNDPGVAPGIDFNYFEREIDLVTMREAVKIARDIFAQPAFDPFRGGEYGPGPDVKTDRQIEEHLRNNAFSNYHLSGTCKMGRDADAVVDDQLRVHGLDGLRVVDASIMPTVVSGNTNAATIMIGEKGSDLILGHHTAELAESA